The Ornithinimicrobium sufpigmenti genome includes the window CGAATTCACCTCTGCCGAGCAGGAGGGCCTCACCCGGCTGCTGGTCGAGGCCACGGCAGCCGGCAGCCCCGACCACCTCACGGTGGCGGGCCGGGCGACATACCTGTGGACGCCCGGCGGCCTGGGCCGCAGCACGCTCGCCGAGCGGCTCACCCGCGCGAAAGGGCCAGGGAAGGACCGCACGACAGCCCGCAACTGGCGGACGGTCGAGGCGCTCGCCCGCCTTCTCGGGGGCTAGCGCACGGGTGTTGCCCGGCTGAGCGACGGCCGCACCCCGTTCGACGGCTGACGTGTGCCCGCTCGGCACGCTGCCGGCCAGTGCACCCCATGCTCGAGCTAGTCCTGCCGCCCCTCGCTCTGCCGCGCGTGCTGCCACAGGTCGATGCCGCTGTCGACGGCATGCTCCTCGATGCGGGCCAGCTCGTCGTCGGTGAGGTCGAGGTTCTCCAGCGCGCCGACCGAGTCGCGAACCTGCTCGGAGCGGCTGGCACCGACCAGCACCGAGGTGACCTCGGGACGGCGCAGCACCCAGGCGAGCGCGAGCTGGGCCAGGGTCTGACCTCGCTCGCGCGCCATGTCGTTGAGCGCACGCACATGCTCCAGCGCCTCGTCGGTCAGCAGGTCGGTGGCCAGCGACTTCCCTTGCGCCGCACGGGAGTCCTCGGGGACGCCGGACAGATAACGGTCGGTGAGCATTCCCTGCGCCAGTGGTGAGAAGGCGATGCAACCCACGCCCAGCTCGTCGACGGTCTCGAGCAGCCCCTCCGTCTCGACCCAGCGGTTGAGCATCGAGTAGGACGGCTGGTGGATGAGCAGCGGGGTGCCCAGGTCGGCCAGGATGGCCGCGGCCTCGCGGGTGCGCTGCGCCGAGTAGGAGGAGATGCCGACGTACAGCGCCCGGCCCGTGCGCACGATGTGGTCCAGCGCCCCCATCGTCTCCTCCAGCGGCGTGCTGGGGTCAGGTCGGTGGTGGTAGAAGATGTCGACGTAGTCCAGCCCCATGCGTTGCAGGGACTGGTCGAGGCTGGCGACGAGGTACTTGCGCGACCCACCCACCTGGCCGTAGGGACCGGGCCACATGTCCCAGCCCGCCTTGCTGGAGATGACCAGCTCGTCCCGCAGCCCGGCGAAGTCGGTGCGCAGGTGCTGGCCGAAGTTGCGTTCCGCGCTCCCGAAGGGCGGTCCGTAGTTGTTGGCCAGGTCGAAGTGGGTGATCCCGGCGTCGAAGGCCGTCCGGAGGATGTCGCGCTGGCGCTCCATGGGCACGTCGTCTCCGAAGTTGTGCCACAGCCCCAGGCTGATGGCGGGCAGGTCGAGCCCGGAGCGCCCCGTGCGGCGGTACTGCATACGGTCATAACGGTCGGCGGCAGGAAAGTGGTTCACCTCCCGATCCTCACACCTGGGACCGTCCGCCGCGAGCACGACCGGCTACTCACCACCCAGGTGCGCGGGAAGCACCGGGTCCAGGTCCAGCCACCGCGCGAGGTCCTCGATCTCGGCGATCACCCGCTCGCGGCGGGCGGCGCTCCATACCCCGTCCTCGTGCAGCGCGTCCACGTGCAGGACCCCGGCCTTGCGGTCGGCGGTCGCGTCCAGCTTGCCCACGAGCTGGTCACCGTCGAGCACGGGCAGTGCGTAGTAGCCCCAGCGACGCCTGGCCTTGGGCTTGTACATCTCCAGGACGTAGTTGAAGGTGAAGATCTGGCCCATCCGGGTGCGGTCGAAGACCAGCCGGCCGATCGGGCACAGCAACGCGGCCCGGCCGTCGAAGTCCGTGCCGTCGAGATGGCGGGGATCCACGCGCCAGGTGCCCGGCAGACCCTCGACGACCGCCTCCTCCCCCGCGGTGCCCCCGTCGATCGACTCGGTGGGGCACTGCGGACCACGAGGCCGCAGAAGGCCGCAGGCTGCCAGGCGACGACGGTCCTGTTCGGCCACGGCCTCCTCGAGCGGCAGGGCCGGCACGTCGGGGTAGACCCGCTCGGCGAGGTCCCAGAGGCGTTGCCCGCCCTTCCGGCCGGCGACCGCGACCTCGCCGCGCGCCACCATGAAGTCGAGCAGCCGCCCCAGGTTCTTGTCGTTCGTCCACCCGGTGGAGCGCCACGGCACCTCGGTCGAGTCGGGCAGACCACCGGTGGGGCTGGGCCCCTCCGCCTTCAGGTGGGCCAGCACGTCGCGCCGGGCACGGTCGTTGGCCGCCACCCACTCGGCGTTGCGTCGCTGCCACCCCAGCAGCTCGTCGCGGCCCGGCGGCGGGACGGGCCAGGCCGACATCTCCGCGGCGTACAGCGCGATGTCCTCAGCGGGGCGGATGTGCCCGAGCAGCTCCACCAGGGTGCGGTCGGCCAGCGAGCGGTCCAGCTCCGCCGTGTCGTAGTCGCTGCCCAGACGGCTCCACAGGACGAGGTGCTGCGCCGGCGCCACCGCGGTCACCGGGTCCATCTGCAGGTGGGCGAGCTCGCGCACGGTCTCGACAACGTCCCCCGGGCGGGGGCGGCTGAGGAGCTGAGCCCGGACGGCGACCCTGCGGGCGTCCCGGGCGGTGAGGCGGTGCGGCGGTGGCGGCATAGGGGCACGGTATGCCGTCCTGCGGACAGCAGGCGTCCGCGCGGTGCCCCTGGGCGGCGTGGGTGGCAGGCGGAGCGTCACGCCGCCCGGCTGAGCACCAGACCCGCCGGCTCGGCGTTGCTGAAGCTGTCGTCGACCGCGACGACGGTGCGGCAGGCAGCGGAGAGGAGCGAGGCGGCGATCGAGGCACGGTACCCGGCCGCACAGTGCACCCAGATCTCGCCGTCGGGCAGCTCGTCCAGCCGCGAGAAGAGCTGGTGCAGCGGGATGCTGACGGCGCCCTCGATGTGGCTCTCCCCGAACTCCAGGTCGCGGCGAACGTCCAGGACCTGGACCGGACGGTGGTGCCGGACCTGCGCCAGGTCGGCGAAGGAGGCGACCGGGAAGTGGCC containing:
- the mgrA gene encoding L-glyceraldehyde 3-phosphate reductase; translated protein: MNHFPAADRYDRMQYRRTGRSGLDLPAISLGLWHNFGDDVPMERQRDILRTAFDAGITHFDLANNYGPPFGSAERNFGQHLRTDFAGLRDELVISSKAGWDMWPGPYGQVGGSRKYLVASLDQSLQRMGLDYVDIFYHHRPDPSTPLEETMGALDHIVRTGRALYVGISSYSAQRTREAAAILADLGTPLLIHQPSYSMLNRWVETEGLLETVDELGVGCIAFSPLAQGMLTDRYLSGVPEDSRAAQGKSLATDLLTDEALEHVRALNDMARERGQTLAQLALAWVLRRPEVTSVLVGASRSEQVRDSVGALENLDLTDDELARIEEHAVDSGIDLWQHARQSEGRQD
- a CDS encoding DNA glycosylase AlkZ-like family protein → MPPPPHRLTARDARRVAVRAQLLSRPRPGDVVETVRELAHLQMDPVTAVAPAQHLVLWSRLGSDYDTAELDRSLADRTLVELLGHIRPAEDIALYAAEMSAWPVPPPGRDELLGWQRRNAEWVAANDRARRDVLAHLKAEGPSPTGGLPDSTEVPWRSTGWTNDKNLGRLLDFMVARGEVAVAGRKGGQRLWDLAERVYPDVPALPLEEAVAEQDRRRLAACGLLRPRGPQCPTESIDGGTAGEEAVVEGLPGTWRVDPRHLDGTDFDGRAALLCPIGRLVFDRTRMGQIFTFNYVLEMYKPKARRRWGYYALPVLDGDQLVGKLDATADRKAGVLHVDALHEDGVWSAARRERVIAEIEDLARWLDLDPVLPAHLGGE